From Cercospora beticola chromosome 6, complete sequence, a single genomic window includes:
- a CDS encoding uncharacterized protein (antiSMASH:Cluster_3) yields the protein MPGAQRTYGKRSRAVYAAQLAFSPSSSPDPSPKTQALTIETTPSFAFTKSGVDTVATVRDQIKSIDPGKDQTEKATRELSQALAKRSLVQNEPDTKQARRSPRRALGEIQVNAVVAPLEALSLVSGHTPSKRTNRRKDTGQSKGSQKQRIDARGQISGRGQHTFFDDEEESSPKRNEGKESEEEGIADPPQPRRSPRKAKQKRKLVPCIPQHVDAFEDLPDDEIIVAAPKIRESPRDVQLGCPYQQHCSELLDLSTHPLTEFSAWSEDISEHFSVTKIAEASFGEVYRLSLLEDISDFCSTDESVFKVIPLTPALDALPLDKRKRNAALKRAEGMTSPHDVATEVKLLQRMSSIPGFTNFRDIRILQGRPPLAFVSAFKAWNTAQKSRKKELSHFPDPAKKTSYNGDQLWAVIEMQDAGTDLERLLETNNCTSIFPIWDVFWHTVLTIAKGEESAEFEHRDLHLGNICVRYPSANETNENTIDPSRKLNFTSLETTIIDYTLSRCLMSTSSTAPSSPSPNVSAPVDTDVAYTDLSLPHHKSLFEGDSSDEYQYDIYRYMRGALYFDHPFHPTISAEDLHNLTPSQLTNLTNGRTWKQFHPQTNLCWLHLILYKLLEQIEWPSSSAKGRAAKKNRKKKPEEYEVWKRGVELEGVLLAVQDLLDPNRICGEDGVRSTRDLVAVAVAEGWLDVEDLVGEGEEGEEEEELVEEMGELGI from the coding sequence ATGCCTGGAGCGCAAAGGACGTATGGGAAACGCTCGCGGGCAGTCTACGCCGCACAACTGGCCTTCTCGCCTTCCAGCAGCCCGGACCCCTCGCCGAAAACGCAGGCGTTGACAATCGAGACGACCCCATCTTTCGCATTCACGAAGTCCGGAGTCGATACAGTCGCTACAGTACGAGATCAGATCAAATCGATAGACCCAGGCAAAGACCAGACAGAGAAGGCGACGCGGGAGTTGTCCCAAGCGTTGGCCAAACGCAGCCTTGTGCAGAATGAACCAGATACGAAACAGGCGAGGAGATCGCCTAGGAGGGCATTGGGAGAGATACAGGTCAACGCTGTTGTTGCACCACTGGAGGCGTTGAGCCTGGTGTCGGGGCATACACCTTCAAAAAGAACGAATCGGAGGAAGGACACTGGTCAAAGCAAGGGATCACAAAAGCAGAGAATCGATGCGCGAGGGCAGATATCTGGCAGAGGACAACACACGTTtttcgacgacgaggaggagagctCACCAAAGCGTAATGAGGGCAAAGAGTCGGAGGAAGAGGGCATCGCAGACCCGCCACAGCCCAGGAGATCACCTCGAAAAGCAAAACAAAAGCGAAAGCTCGTGCCATGCATACCGCAGCATGTTGATGCTTTTGAAGACCTGCCAGATGACGAGATTATCGTAGCGGCCCCCAAAATTCGAGAGTCGCCTCGAGATGTGCAGCTAGGATGTCCATATCAGCAACACTGTTCAGAATTGCTCGACCTTTCGACACATCCTCTGACCGAGTTCTCAGCGTGGTCCGAAGACATCTCAGAACACTTCTCCGTGACCAAGATCGCAGAGGCTTCCTTCGGAGAGGTCTATCGACTATCATTACTAGAAGACATCAGCGATTTCTGCAGTACCGATGAGTCCGTCTTCAAAGTCATCCCTCTCACACCTGCTCTAGATGCTCTCCCACTTGACAAGCGAAAACGAAATGCAGCATTGAAGAGAGCTGAAGGCATGACAAGTCCGCACGATGTCGCGACTGAGGTCAAACTCCTCCAGCGCATGAGCAGTATTCCAGGCTTCACCAACTTCCGGGACATCCGCATATTACAAGGCCGACCGCCACTAGCATTCGTCTCTGCCTTCAAAGCGTGGAACACTGCTCAGAAGTCCCGAAAGAAAGAACTCAGCCACTTTCCCGACCCAGCAAAGAAAACAAGCTACAATGGCGACCAATTGTGGGCTGTCATCGAAATGCAAGATGCAGGAACAGATCTTGAACGACTTCTCGAGACCAACAACTGCACTTCCATCTTTCCCATTTGGGATGTATTTTGGCACACGGTCCTGACCATCGCCAAAGGCGAAGAAAGCGCCGAATTCGAGCACCGCGATCTTCATCTTGGGAACATATGTGTTCGCTACCCATCCGCCAACGAAACCAACGAGAACACAATCGATCCCTCCCGGAAACTGAACTTCACATCCCTCGAAACGACCATAATCGACTACACACTCTCACGCTGCCTCATGAGCACCTCGAGCACAGCCCCATCCTCCCCCTCTCCAAATGTCTCAGCACCTGTCGATACCGACGTAGCCTACACCGACCTCTCCCTGCCCCACCACAAATCCCTCTTCGAaggcgacagcagcgacgaatACCAATACGACATCTACCGCTACATGCGCGGAGCCCTCTACTTCGACCACCCTTTCCACCCCACAATCTCAGCCGAAGACCTCCACAATCTCACACCATCCCAACTCACCAACCTCACCAACGGCAGAACTTGGAAGCAATTCCACCCCCAAACAAATCTCTGCTGGTTACATTTGATACTTTATAAATTGTTGGAACAAATTGAATGGCCTTCAAGTTCTGCAAAGGGGAGAGCTGCGAAGAAAAATAGGAAGAAAAAGCCTGAGGAGTATGAGGTTTGGAAAAGAGGGGTGGAGTTGGAGGGGGTTTTGTTGGCTGTGCAGGATT
- a CDS encoding uncharacterized protein (antiSMASH:Cluster_3), whose protein sequence is MAKNKKPKPGEASAGDTTKTEDTAQAPARPPQRHTGAHDAPPVQEWEYMYPVALLSLAAAASPISQMTMAPVYGSIPSAVNHATMCSISLLFGFTVRTFTGQLKSFRPLEWVSAWAFTVPVLQTLLLPYSGSLGPVAGPIINGFLSCHMLLLPTGFVLADFVARYKQTAWLASRVGVTAAYMIIGLLLAFPVYSVLEEKYTGIVQWTPELLQEKFEVNPIHFQLALGAAYAVLAPSWYALLGLPAILHSVYFNQHFNIHKANTSLINHNWTLLDRQWSNTGYISVLESTEMEYRVLRADHSLLGGEWLLTPARKQDNWLTNEPIYAVFSMLESVRILQLDAAPVPDTSARALVIGLGIGTAPKALLSHGIETTIVELDPVVHKFAVQYFDLPRNHTAVLQDAVKWVKKQAAAAEALSTIDDNLKDGAMIESNRKPVVLYDYIIHDVFTGGAEPLSLFTTQFLQNLRSLLTPNGAIALNYAGDLSLPLTRLVLRTISHAFDGQCKIFRDGPPERYNENDEKKSENHQEEQSPSSDFLNMVVFCRNSPGQISFRPPTTTDYLGSLSRRHYMLPKPDWEIAFPKHEEEAEALEETASSSPKDDDDPSPATVAVTATPPHANDANAAAEKQDDDAEYKNGKSASDRLSRQQKLLRPGDESSWESEQIESAKRHWRIMRTVMPDVVWETW, encoded by the exons AtggccaagaacaagaagccaaagccTGGAGAAGCCTCAGCAGGCGACACGACCAAGACCGAAGATACTGCCCAGGCTCCTGCACGACCACCTCAAAGACATACCGGAGCACACGATGCACCACCAGTCCAGGAATGGGAGTACATGTACCCGGTGGCGCTGCTCTccttggcagcagcggcatcaCCGATATCCCAGATGACCATGGCGCCAGTATACGGCTCAATACCATCAGCAGTCAATCATGCAACCATGTGCTCAATATCGCTTTTGTTCGGTTTCACAGTGCGGACCTTCACAGGACAACTCAAAAGCTTCCGCCCACTTGAATGGGTGTCCGCTTGGGCCTTCACAGTTCCTGTGCTACAGACCTTACTCTTACCATACTCCGGAAGTCTTGGACCAGTTGCAGGACCAATAATCAATGGCTTTCTGAGCTGTCATATGCTCTTGTTGCCGACCGGCTTTGTGCTGGCGGATTTTGTGGCGCGGTACAAGCAGACTGCTTGGTTAGCTTCTCGCGTTGGAGTCACAGCAGCGTATATGATTATTGGGCTACTGTTGGCTTTCCCTGTATACTCTGTGTTGGAAGAGAAATATACTGGTATTGTACAATGGACTCCAGAGCTGCTGCAAGAGAAGTTTGAGGTCAATCCTATTCATTTTCAACTTGCGCTTGGTGCAGCTTATGCGGTTCTTGCCCCATCATG GTACGCCCTACTCGGCCTTCCCGCAATCCTACATTCTGTATACTTCAACCAGCACTTCAACATCCACAAAGCAAACACCTCCCTAATCAATCACAACTGGACTCTCCTCGATCGACAATGGTCCAACACAGGCTACATCTCCGTCCTCGAAAGCACCGAAATGGAATACCGCGTCCTCCGCGCCGACCACTCCCTCCTAGGCGGCGAATGGCTCCTCACACCAGCTCGCAAACAAGACAACTGGCTCACAAACGAACCCATCTACGCCGTATTCTCCATGCTCGAATCTGTCCGCATACTCCAACTCGATGCTGCCCCAGTACCAGATACTTCAGCCCGTGCACTCGTTATCGGACTGGGAATAGGAACTGCGCCCAAAGCCTTGCTATCTCATGGAATCGAAACCACAATCGTCGAACTTGATCCTGTGGTGCATAAATTCGCAGTACAATATTTCGATCTACCGAGGAATCATACTGCTGTGCTACAAGATGCTGTGAAGTGggtgaagaagcaagctgctgcggcggaagCACTTTCGACGATTGATGATAATTTGAAAGATGGTGCGATGATTGAATCGAATCGGAAACCTGTGGTGCTGTACGACTACATCATCCACGACGTGTTCACTGGAGGAGCGGAACCTCTGTCGCTGTTTACGACGCAGTTCTTGCAGAATCTTCGAAGCCTGCTGACGCCAAATGGCGCCATCGCGCTCAACTACGCGGGAGATCTATCACTTCCACTTACACGACTAGTCCTGCGAACGATTTCCCACGCTTTCGATGGACAATGCAAAATTTTCCGCGATGGACCACCAGAACGATACAACGAAAACGATGAAAAAAAGTCAGAAAatcatcaagaagaacaaTCACCATCTTCAGATTTCCTCAACATGGTCGTCTTCTGCCGCAACAGCCCTGGGCAAATTTCCTTCCGGCCACCCACCACGACCGATTACTTAGGAAGTCTAAGTCGAAGACATTACATGCTGCCTAAACCCGACTGGGAGATAGCCTTTCCCAAgcatgaagaagaggcagaagcaCTAGAAGAGAcagcctcgtcctcgcccaaagatgatgatgatcctTCTCCCGCTACCGTTGCCGTTACCGCCACTCCTCCCCATGCCAATGATgcaaatgctgctgctgaaaagcaagatgatgatgcagaaTACAAAAATGGAAAATCGGCTTCTGACCGCTTGTCAcggcagcagaagctccTGCGTCCGGGTGACGAGTCCTCGTGGGAAAGCGAACAAATCGAAAGTGCCAAGCGTCACTGGCGGATCATGCGCACAGTGATGCCGGATGTCGTGTGGGAGACTTGGTGA
- a CDS encoding uncharacterized protein (antiSMASH:Cluster_3~SMCOG1030:serine/threonine protein kinase), which yields MTTTKFGFRQWGSHGDLRCEYWISDIDLAGGKETPPTHPGGELKFTTGSLAAIHNYRPNRPSSSRVQRKQRYDDIYATTPRSQSHSHGYYSSNNNQTRHLNVGSDSDTDPDLICRVRTAGASQQGWRAIFSTKRPRAQPSISSVRSTSSPSDISTSSMSTDVKTRLPLPHAMPPTPPTSDTSSKRRSGFLGRLKAHHRRESSDVTPSSRPEPARRATPSSPATSTSQTRPETPRPPTANGTVTSNDDAPPQIVIRSPTQRDEFEGVHYPDGLEPSPTPRSPSARSNRGIKWAENYDDAPPRPRRTSSAATHGRRSSIYSKDVDGNFDNMLGVDAGVGSKARRLSVALPDDLQVDECSLEEHFSVLQRMKHKEIGAGGAAVVKLMQSKTAGEAKDRVFAVKEFRLREPQEETEFEYERKIKSEFAISKACDHENIVKTFRLCHSGDQWYHVMEYCELGDLNDLIKSGIFAGQEDRNCMFKQLVRGVDYLHSRGIAHRDLKSENLLVNKQGCLKIADFGTGEVFCGQHPGVRNCRRQSIVDPNEPIRYCPPGWVGSVPYMAPEIYQRLGKYDPRAVDVWAVAIVYVTLCFQGNCWDFAGMDCKNFRIFMQHWDAWFEDYPDHIIKDGRRVPQFGYIGRFMRLDDNETRTMLMGMLHPEPSKRWKISDVLNSKPVENAACCQQSGYSDDIRKRQKKSLHNHIPADKRKKLKV from the coding sequence ATGACGACCACCAAATTCGGCTTCCGGCAATGGGGAAGTCACGGTGACCTTCGCTGCGAGTACTGGATTTCCGACATCGATCTGGCCGGCGGGAAGGAGACGCCACCCACGCATCCTGGAGGCGAGCTCAAGTTCACCACGGGCAGTCTGGCCGCTATCCACAACTATCGGCCGAATaggccgagcagcagcagagtgcAGCGCAAGCAGCGCTACGACGACATCTACGCGACCACGCCGCGCAGCCAGAGCCACAGCCATGGTTACTATTCCAGCAACAATAATCAGACTCGGCATTTGAACGTGGGCTCCGACAGCGATACTGATCCTGATTTGATTTGCAGAGTCCGAACAGCCGGCGCCTCGCAACAAGGCTGGAGGGCTATCTTTTCCACTAAGCGTCCCCGCGCTCAGCCTTCAATCTCTTCAGTACGGTCCACCAGTTCTCCCTCCGACATTTCCACCTCCAGCATGTCGACCGACGTGAAAACGcgtctgccgctgccgcacGCAATGCCGCCCACGCCGCCGACGTCTGACACGTCCAGCAAACGCCGGTCTGGCTTCCTGGGTAGACTCAAAGCCCATCACCGACGGGAAAGTAGCGACGTCACACCATCATCACGACCTGAACCGGCGCGTCGCGCCACACCGTCGTCGCCCGCGACATCAACATCACAAACCAGACCCGAGACGCCGCGACCGCCCACTGCAAATGGCACCGTCACTTCCAACGACGATGCGCCGCCGCAAATTGTGATCCGGTCGCCCACTCAACGCGACGAGTTCGAAGGAGTGCACTACCCGGACGGCCTCGAACCAAGCCCGACCCCGCGCAGTCCCAGCGCGAGGAGCAATCGAGGCATCAAATGGGCGGAAAATTATGACGATGCACCACCGCGCCCGCGGCGGACGAGTTCGGCAGCAACGCATGGCCGCCGGTCTTCCATCTACTCCAAGGATGTCGATGGCAATTTCGACAACATGCTGGGCGTGGACGCGGGTGTTGGTTCCAAGGCTCGGCGATTGTCGGTCGCACTTCCCGACGACCTGCAGGTCGATGAGTGCTCACTGGAGGAGCACTTCAGTGTTCTGCAGCGCATGAAGCACAAGGAAATTGGCgcaggtggtgctgctgtcgtTAAACTAATGCAAAGCAAGACCGCTGGCGAAGCCAAAGACAGAGTGTTCGCTGTCAAGGAATTCCGATTACGAGAGCCGCAAGAAGAGACCGAGTTCGAATATGAGCGCAAGATCAAATCTGAGTTTGCCATCTCGAAAGCCTGCGATCACGAAAACATCGTCAAGACATTCCGACTATGTCACAGTGGCGACCAATGGTATCATGTCATGGAGTATTGCGAGTTGGGCGATCTCAATGACCTTATCAAATCTGGGATTTTCGCGGGGCAGGAGGATCGGAATTGCATGTTCAAGCAACTCGTTCGTGGTGTCGACTACCTACACAGTCGTGGAATTGCGCACCGAGACTTAAAATCCGAGAACCTGCTTGTGAACAAGCAAGGATGCCTCAAAATTGCCGATTTCGGTACTGGTGAAGTGTTCTGCGGCCAACATCCTGGAGTACGAAACTGCCGACGGCAAAGCATCGTCGACCCCAACGAGCCCATACGATATTGTCCGCCAGGCTGGGTGGGTAGCGTGCCGTACATGGCGCCAGAGATCTACCAACGACTGGGCAAATACGACCCGCGTGCCGTAGATGTATGGGCTGTCGCCATCGTGTACGTTACGCTTTGCTTCCAAGGCAACTGTTGGGATTTCGCGGGAATGGACTGCAAAAACTTCCGAATTTTCATGCAACACTGGGACGCATGGTTCGAGGATTATCCAGATCACATCATCAAAGACGGACGCAGAGTGCCGCAATTTGGCTACATTGGCAGGTTTATGCGACTGGATGACAACGaaacgaggacgatgttgatGGGCATGCTACATCCGGAACCTTCCAAGCGCTGGAAGATTTCAGACGTGCTGAACTCCAAGCCTGTCGAGAATGCCGCTTGTTGTCAACAGTCTGGCTACTCAGACGACATTCGAAAACGACAGAAGAAGTCGCTACACAACCACATTCCCGCGGATAAACGCAAGAAGCTGAAAGTGTAG
- a CDS encoding uncharacterized protein (antiSMASH:Cluster_3): MPPSPPARRSTRGAPPAAPASTTSSSLSSNRQDRNARGGHNQKSATPRSLSSEDISEPPRRSQRSQAAHKEEDAGKADEAIDDADEEAVDDEEITRCICGMQEYPGPPLSEAFAGIPDAQAEDAGELFILCDGCTVWQHGGCVGIVAENLTPEKYFCEQCRPKQHVIGTDSRGQKYSLYVPLHPKASQRKGSVSKYDDKARKERESAASRASVDPATGKRRATMRSKEHDDEEEQLRIAIEESKREQAGKSGNGRRNGKRGRDDSSEESKSDNKRQRRSSESVPSAVRAAEIEDDSDDQTATSKGKVKGDGSLSARTAALEKKEQEKERARAEAAGRRQERARSRRGDDLEQAEDAASKAASSAKASPPAPSSQPPSPPPAEKASYKKGPGKKPGKKLGNNQYTKAKFEQAASSPHGRKRQLNQGSGSGDEASETLANGDANGNKHSPGAPENIPTTGKGKFGRGKKSAANGNGAKAHVEPVERTIPNMQATLANMSAYVEGHKTETEQMHLAALNMAGGGEDVSQSTEISLLMLGGAVQAPSGDGETPQQLERTTSGEKSAYEEGQDFLRNVQAWYSKYGHLAGVGLNAPAAPSS; the protein is encoded by the exons AtgccgccgtcgccgccggCGCGGCGTAGCACACGAGGAGCACCACCCGCGGCACCAGCTTCGACGACGTCCTCATCCCTCTCATCGAACCGACAGGACCGCAATGCGCGAGGAGGGCATAATCAGAAATCCGCTACACCGCGTTCGTTGTCATCGGAAGACATCAGTGAGCCGCCGCGTCGCAGCCAGCGATCGCAAGCTGCTCACAAAGAGGAAGATGCTGGGAAGGCAGACGAGGCTATCGATGATGCCGATGAGGAAGCtgtggacgatgaagagatAACACGATGCATATGTGGTATGCAAGAATACCCGGGCCCACCACTCAGCGAAGCTTTTGCGGGCATCCCAGACGCGCAAGCTGAGGACGCCGGCGaactcttcatcctctgcgACGGCTGCACAGTGTGGCAGCATGGAGGATGCGTGGGTATCGTGGCGGAGAACCTGACGCCCGAAAAGTACTTCTGCGAACAGTGCCGGCCAAAGCAGCATGTGATTGGGACAGACTCACGAGG GCAGAAATATTCTCTCTACGTGCCGCTCCATCCTAAAGCTTCCCAGCGGAAAGGGTCAGTCAGCAAGTATGACGACAAGGCCAGAAAAGAGCGCGAGAGTGCCGCTTCCAGAGCGAGCGTCGACCCAGCTACCGGCAAGCGACGTGCAACGATGCGAAGCAAAGagcacgatgatgaggaggagcagcTCCGTATTGCGATTGAAGAGAGCAAACGTGAACAGGCGGGGAAGAGTGGCAATGGGCGGAGAAACGGCAAGCGTGGTCGTGACGACAGTAGTGAGGA AAGCAAGTCAGACAACAAGCGCCAGCGACGGTCATCAGAGTCTGTGCCTTCAGCTGTCCGCGCCGccgagatcgaagacgatTCCGACGACCAGACCGCCACGAGCAAGGGCAAGGTGAAAGGAGATGGCTCGCTCTCCGCGCGTACGGCGGCACTTGAGAAAAAGGAGCAGGAAAAGGAACGTGCCAGAGCCGAAGCTGCAGGCAGAAGACAAGAACGTGCTCGCAGTCGGCGGGGCGATG ACCTCGAGCAAGCGGAAGACGCCGCATCGAAGGCTGCCTCAAGTGCCAAGGCATCTCCTCCAGCGCCCTCGTCCCAGCCTCCATCCCCTCCGCCAGCCGAGAAAGCTTCCTACAAAAAAGGTCCGGGCAAGAAGCCAGGGAAGAAGCTTGGCAATAATCAGTATACCAAAGCCAAATTCGAACAGGCAGCATCCTCGCCGCATGGCCGAAAGAGGCAGCTGAACCAAGGCAGTGGAAGCGGCGACGAGGCCTCCGAGACCTTGGCAAATGGGGATGCCAATGGCAATAAGCACAGTCCAGGTGCTCCTGAAAACATCCCAACAACAGGCAAGGGGAAGTTTGGTCGAGGCAAGAAATCAGCGGCCAACGGCAACGGCGCGAAAGCGCATGTCGAGCCGGTGGAGCGCACCATTCCGAACATGCAAGCTACACTCGCCAATATGAGTGCTTACGTGGAAGGGCACAAGACCGAAACGGAACAAATGCACCTGGCAGCCTTGAACATGGccggtggtggtgaggatgTTTCGCAAAGTACTGAAATAAGCTTGCTAATGTTGGGAGGCGCAGTGCAAGCGCCTTCGGGTGACGGGGAGACGCCACAGCAACTTGAACGCACGACTAGTGGAGAAAAGAGCGCATATGAGGAGGGTCAGGACTTTTTGCGCAATGTACAGGCGTGGTATAGCAAGTATGGGCATTTGGCGGGTGTCGGTCTGAATGCTCCGGCGGCGCCTTCTTCATGA
- a CDS encoding uncharacterized protein (antiSMASH:Cluster_3), giving the protein MAWAFFRGVCDAGRTAWNAFNRPRPTTSTTSKKSSTNRVFRGRVQPIRKAPSGLRTRRPCREIEDYTHRLQQLIYGYDAFENSEGDLKSIQYSIATLMEMRRRSREQDEQQRYSERLGRLCNALDLTEDTIEGNLQNIQKTADDLVDSLEPDGPGDLPPRLPISLIDQLRRYDNAMETYISQRDGTSGVQIPVSSDVDGDESREHGEVGANLTSSKSALSIKRRVLQACRMKLTEELRKLCKQHAPTALQDETIVRQLRRGEPVSSEVAREPDAGSDMSRPEITEALIAEWEFAQAELTKWTECYWSYINMDTQKQQRAEHLASGLTIEETDIKMRTLTSTFFSRCQNIDNYYRDVQKRAMLAGLDPVAPEDSDNGVFAKHAEDDPAISISSYDNVAEAQVELWLHENDPGVEFGDVPVPSTAHVDCVSVHFGEGRSGYEMTGPPTRTRDSRIRAWQQKCEEARIIAQQDMERLR; this is encoded by the exons ATGGCGTGGGCTTTCTTCAGAGGTGTGTGCGATGCCGGCAGAACCGCCTGGAATGCATTCAACAGACCCAGACCGACCACAAGTACCACCAGCAAGAAATCGTCGACAAACAGAGTGTTCCGAGGCCGTGTGCAGCCGATACGCAAGGCTCCCAGTGGACTACGCACGAGACGTCCGTGCCGGGAAATTGAGGATTATACACATCGCCTCCAGCAGCTCATTTATGGATACGATGCTTTTGAGAACTCCGAAGGTGACTTGAAGTCTATCCAGTACAGCATTGCCACATTGATGGAAATGAGAAGACGTTCGCGGGAACAGGATGAACAGCAACGCTACTCGGAGCGGCTTGGACGATTGTGCAATGCCCTCGACCTCACAGAAGATACGATCGAAGGAAACCTACAAAACATTCAGAAGACTGCCGATGATCTTGTGGACTCTTTAGAACCTGATGGGCCAGGAGATCTCCCACCTCGATTGCCCATCTCGCTGATTGACCAATTACGACGTTACGACAATGCAATGGAAACCTATATTTCACAGCGTGATGGCACATCAGGAGTTCAGATTCCTGTTTCTAGCGATGTTGATGGCGACGAATCGAGAGAACACGGAGAAGTTGGAGCAAATTTAACTTCAAGCAAATCTGCGTTGTCAATCAAACGACGGGTACTGCAAGCATGCCGAATGAAACTTACTGAAGAATTGCGCAAGCTATGCAAGCAGCATGCACCAACTGCACTGCAGGACGAGACTATCGTTCGGCAGCTCCGTCGCGGCGAACCAGTTTCCAGTGAGGTTGCGCGCGAACCGGACGCCGGATCCGACATGTCAAGGCCTGAAATCACAGAGGCACTTATTGCAGAATGGGAGTTTGCGCAAGCCGAACTGACAAAATGGACGGAGTGCTACTGGTCATACATCAACATGGATACGCAGAAACAGCAAAGGGCCGAACATCTTGCGAGCGGCCTCACGATCGAGGAGACGGACATCAAGATGAGAACGCTCACCAGCACATTTTTCTCCAGATGTCAAA ATATTGACAATTATTACCGCGACGTTCAAAAGAGAGCGATGTTGGCCGGGTTGGACCCAGTAGCGCCTGAAGATTCCGACAATGGTGTCTTCGCTAAACACGCAGAGGACGATCCTGCAATCAGCATAAGCAGTTATGACAACGTCGCGGAAGCTCAGGTCGAACTCTGGCTTCATGAAAATGATCCCGGGGTGGAATTCGGAGACGTTCCGGTGCCATCGACAGCTCACGTTGACTGCGTCTCAGTACACTTTGGCGAAGGTCGCAGTGGCTACGAAATGACAGGTCCCCCAACTCGAACACGGGATTCCCGAATTCGCGCTTGGCAGCAGAAATGCGAGGAAGCAAGAATTATTGCTCAGCAAGATATGGAACGACTTCGTTGA
- a CDS encoding uncharacterized protein (antiSMASH:Cluster_3), whose protein sequence is MGGSANADSEAWSALTAAEEPAYGAWQDDSASLEAFGGSLAEGPPDANVATDAQVASDAGSNASPRSEGSPASDDSAPPKACGASSNIQAESGAAVVKEAVVEGTDGPREELDLPSPTRSSRRAS, encoded by the coding sequence ATGGGGGGTAGTGCGAATGCCGACAGCGAAGCTTGGTCTGCGCTAACGGCTGCTGAAGAACCAGCGTATGGAGCATGGCAGGATGACAGTGCTTCATTGGAGGCTTTCGGTGGCTCCCTCGCTGAAGGTCCTCCCGATGCCAATGTGGCGACCGACGCTCAGGTTGCCAGCGACGCTGGTTCGAATGCGTCACCGCGTTCGGAAGGCTCCCCAGCTTCAGATGACAGCGCACCACCGAAAGCCTGCGGTGCTTCTTCCAACATCCAAGCTGAATCAGGCGCTGCCGTAGTCAAAGAAGCTGTGGTCGAGGGCACTGACGGACCGCGCGAAGAGCTCGATCTGCCGTCGCCGACCAGGTCCAGCAGGCGCGCTTCGTGA